A stretch of the Cellulomonas sp. WB94 genome encodes the following:
- a CDS encoding glycoside hydrolase family 13 protein, translated as MGEQVGRAPRDDAAWWRGAVIYQVYVRSFADGNGDGTGDLTGVREHLEYLRDLGVDAIWFNPFYVSPLADGGYDVADYRAIDPAFGTLEQAEQVIREALALGIRTIIDIVPNHVSDQHPWFQAALAAAPGSPERARFWFRSGKGDAGEQMPTHWVSSFQGSTWTRTTNPDGTPGEWYLHLFTPEQPDLNWDHPDVRREHEDILRFWFDRGVAGVRIDSAALLVKDPSLPEVPEYPVPGAHPHVDRDELHDVYRAWRAVADSYDGSRVLVGEVWLDDAERFARYLRPDEMHTAFNFDFMARPWSAKELRDSIDMTLAAHRPVGAPATWVLSNHDVTRPVTRYGRADSSFDFGSKRFGTPTDLALGLRRARAAALLTAALPGSLYVYQGDELGLPEVEDLPADALQDPMHFRSGGVDPGRDGCRVPLPWSGSTPPFGFSPSGSTSPAWLPQPASWAGLTVEAQASDPTSTLSLYRAAFALRRAEPDLGDGPMQWLDVDDDSVLAFTRGRQFACVVNLGSVAVDLPPHTAVLLASGELTDGRLPGDTAVWLRTATSSPEISVPSE; from the coding sequence GTGGGCGAGCAGGTCGGACGAGCACCCCGGGACGACGCGGCGTGGTGGCGTGGGGCGGTCATCTACCAGGTCTACGTGCGCAGCTTCGCGGACGGCAACGGTGACGGCACGGGCGACCTGACCGGGGTCCGGGAGCACCTGGAGTACCTGCGGGACCTGGGGGTGGACGCGATCTGGTTCAACCCGTTCTACGTCTCCCCGCTGGCCGACGGCGGGTACGACGTCGCGGACTACCGCGCGATCGACCCGGCGTTCGGGACCCTGGAGCAGGCCGAGCAGGTGATCCGCGAGGCGCTCGCGCTGGGCATCCGCACGATCATCGACATCGTCCCCAATCACGTCTCGGACCAGCACCCGTGGTTCCAGGCCGCGCTCGCGGCAGCCCCCGGGTCGCCCGAGCGCGCCCGGTTCTGGTTCCGGTCCGGCAAGGGTGACGCCGGCGAGCAGATGCCGACGCACTGGGTCTCGAGCTTCCAGGGCAGCACCTGGACGCGGACGACGAACCCCGACGGGACGCCGGGGGAGTGGTACCTGCACCTGTTCACCCCGGAGCAGCCGGACCTGAACTGGGACCACCCGGACGTGCGCCGCGAGCACGAGGACATCCTGCGGTTCTGGTTCGACCGCGGCGTCGCAGGGGTGCGCATCGACTCCGCAGCCCTGCTCGTGAAGGACCCCAGCCTCCCCGAGGTCCCCGAGTACCCGGTTCCAGGGGCGCACCCGCACGTCGACCGCGACGAGCTGCACGACGTCTACCGCGCCTGGCGCGCGGTCGCCGACTCGTACGACGGCTCCCGGGTGCTGGTCGGGGAGGTGTGGCTGGACGATGCGGAGCGGTTCGCGCGGTACCTGCGCCCCGACGAGATGCACACCGCGTTCAACTTCGACTTCATGGCCCGCCCCTGGAGCGCCAAGGAGCTCCGCGACTCGATCGACATGACGCTCGCCGCGCACCGCCCCGTGGGCGCCCCCGCGACCTGGGTGCTCTCCAACCACGATGTGACCCGGCCGGTCACCCGGTACGGACGTGCGGACAGCTCCTTCGACTTCGGCTCGAAGCGGTTCGGCACCCCGACCGACCTCGCCCTCGGGCTGCGCCGCGCCCGAGCGGCGGCGCTGCTGACCGCGGCCCTGCCGGGCTCGCTGTACGTGTACCAGGGCGACGAACTCGGTCTGCCGGAGGTCGAGGACCTGCCCGCCGACGCGCTGCAGGACCCGATGCACTTCCGCTCGGGCGGGGTCGACCCGGGCCGCGACGGCTGCCGGGTGCCGCTGCCGTGGTCGGGGAGCACCCCGCCGTTCGGGTTCAGCCCGTCGGGATCGACGAGCCCGGCCTGGCTGCCGCAGCCCGCGTCGTGGGCCGGGCTCACGGTGGAGGCGCAGGCGAGCGACCCGACGTCGACGCTGTCGCTGTACCGCGCCGCGTTCGCGCTGCGCCGGGCCGAGCCGGACCTCGGCGACGGCCCGATGCAGTGGCTCGATGTGGACGACGACTCCGTCCTGGCCTTCACGCGCGGACGGCAGTTCGCGTGCGTCGTCAACCTCGGCTCGGTCGCGGTTGACCTGCCTCCGCACACGGCCGTCCTGCTGGCGAGCGGGGAGCTCACCGACGGCCGGCTGCCGGGGGATACCGCGGTCTGGCTCCGCACCGCGACGTCCTCCCCTGAGATCTCCGTTCCCTCCGAGTAG
- a CDS encoding carbohydrate ABC transporter permease has protein sequence MTATRTARPDDATERGVLSQADWHRPLVRRSMRTVHAVLLVLLVFAGLGPMVLLAKFAITPTQDILRTPMALFPHGAAWGNLSEAWNDVHVSLYFVNTVVIAAGSWFMQLLVATTGGYALSVLRPRYGRLISGAVLTTMFVPAVVLLVPLYLTILDPPVLGRSLINTFWAVWLPAGASAFNVLLVQRFFDNLPREVFEAARVDGAGPFRLFWSIVLPMSKPILGVVSVFAIIASWKDFLWPLLVLRDPDLQPLSVRLPTLAHTTDLGVFLAALAISTLIPVAMFVVFQRQFLTSAGLGGAVKG, from the coding sequence ATGACCGCCACGCGCACGGCCCGGCCCGACGACGCGACCGAACGCGGTGTCCTCTCGCAGGCCGACTGGCACCGGCCTCTCGTGCGGCGCTCGATGAGAACCGTGCACGCCGTGCTGCTCGTCCTGCTCGTGTTCGCCGGCCTCGGCCCGATGGTGCTGCTCGCGAAGTTCGCGATCACCCCGACGCAGGACATCCTGCGCACCCCGATGGCGCTGTTCCCGCACGGCGCGGCCTGGGGGAACCTCTCCGAAGCGTGGAACGACGTCCACGTCAGCCTCTACTTCGTCAACACCGTGGTCATCGCCGCGGGCTCGTGGTTCATGCAGCTGCTGGTGGCGACCACGGGCGGCTACGCGCTCTCGGTGCTGCGACCGCGGTACGGCCGGCTCATCTCGGGCGCGGTGCTCACGACGATGTTCGTGCCCGCCGTCGTCCTGCTGGTCCCGCTGTACCTGACGATCCTCGACCCGCCGGTCCTCGGCCGGTCGCTCATCAACACGTTCTGGGCCGTCTGGCTGCCCGCCGGGGCGAGCGCGTTCAACGTCCTGCTCGTGCAGCGGTTCTTCGACAACCTGCCGCGCGAGGTGTTCGAGGCCGCCCGGGTCGACGGCGCCGGGCCGTTCCGGCTCTTCTGGTCGATCGTCCTGCCCATGTCCAAGCCGATCCTCGGGGTCGTGTCCGTGTTCGCGATCATCGCGTCGTGGAAGGACTTCCTCTGGCCGCTGCTCGTCCTGCGCGACCCCGACCTCCAGCCGCTCTCGGTCCGCCTCCCCACGCTCGCGCACACCACCGACCTCGGGGTCTTCCTCGCTGCGCTCGCGATCTCCACCCTCATCCCGGTCGCGATGTTCGTCGTGTTCCAGCGGCAGTTCCTCACCAGCGCCGGGCTCGGGGGCGCCGTCAAGGGCTGA
- a CDS encoding sugar ABC transporter permease, with the protein MSVLARTVPTAPPAPAAPPRRRPARTPTTWLRSGGLSNLVFMLPVLVIFGAFSWFPIVRALVMSVQETNLVTAPVFVGLDNFRTVLDDPLLWTAVKNTVYFAFLALVIGYPVPLLLAVLMSEVRRFKGLYSALAYLPVVVPPVVAVLLWKFFYDGSTTGVFNTLLGTVGLGPFPWLQNASSAMPSLVLEATWAGAGGTVIIYLAALTSVPAELYDAAEVDGANVWRKVWHVTMPQLRGVLFITLILQIIGTAQVFLEPFLFTGGGPAHATMTVLLLIYNYAFANSLGGDYGAATALSVMLAGFLAVFSVVYFRLTRSWSTS; encoded by the coding sequence ATGAGCGTCCTCGCGCGCACCGTGCCCACCGCGCCACCTGCGCCCGCCGCGCCGCCGCGTCGTCGCCCGGCCCGAACGCCGACGACCTGGCTCCGCAGCGGCGGACTGAGCAACCTCGTCTTCATGCTCCCGGTGCTCGTCATCTTCGGGGCGTTCTCGTGGTTCCCGATCGTCCGGGCGCTCGTCATGAGCGTCCAGGAGACCAACCTCGTCACCGCCCCCGTGTTCGTGGGCCTCGACAACTTCCGCACGGTGCTCGACGACCCGCTGCTGTGGACGGCCGTGAAGAACACGGTCTACTTCGCCTTCCTCGCGCTCGTCATCGGCTACCCGGTCCCGCTGCTGCTCGCGGTGCTCATGAGCGAGGTCCGCCGCTTCAAGGGGCTCTACTCGGCGCTCGCGTACCTGCCCGTCGTCGTCCCCCCGGTCGTCGCGGTGCTGCTGTGGAAGTTCTTCTACGACGGCAGCACGACGGGCGTCTTCAACACCCTGCTCGGGACGGTGGGTCTCGGCCCGTTCCCGTGGCTGCAGAACGCGTCGTCCGCGATGCCGTCGCTCGTGCTCGAGGCGACCTGGGCCGGAGCCGGCGGGACCGTGATCATCTACCTCGCGGCGCTCACGTCGGTGCCGGCCGAGCTGTACGACGCGGCCGAGGTCGACGGTGCGAACGTCTGGCGCAAGGTCTGGCACGTCACGATGCCGCAGCTGCGCGGCGTCCTGTTCATCACGCTGATCCTGCAGATCATCGGGACCGCGCAGGTGTTCCTCGAACCGTTCCTGTTCACCGGCGGCGGTCCGGCGCACGCCACGATGACGGTCCTGCTGCTCATCTACAACTACGCGTTCGCGAACAGCCTGGGCGGCGATTACGGCGCTGCTACCGCGCTGAGCGTCATGCTCGCGGGCTTCCTCGCGGTGTTCTCCGTCGTCTACTTCCGGCTCACCCGGTCCTGGAGCACGTCATGA